Within the Hevea brasiliensis isolate MT/VB/25A 57/8 chromosome 2, ASM3005281v1, whole genome shotgun sequence genome, the region CCTAATGCATTTACTATTTTAACTACTTAACCACAAAGTCTTGAATTCCACATCCTCTCGCCACCTTAAGTTGAAACCACTTTTCTTCTATAAAACTACAATAGACAAGAGCCCTCTTCACCTTAAGTTGAACTTTTCCTACATAGTACTACAATGGGCAAGAGCCATCCATCAATGGGCAAAGCTAAATCTCCTTTTCTAGGCACAATCTCACACCATGAGTTGAAAACCTAATAATATTTTTACTCTACTCAATttcaaaataacattaaaataaaaattttactttatatAGAAAAATAATTCTCCATCATATTGAGGAattaggaaaatacttctcccaATCAAATTAAGAAAATGATCTTTCATAAATCTAACAGTTCACCTAAAATTTCCAGGGATTATCTACTATCAAATTTATAGAGCTGCAATTGATGAGTTTATTCTGATCTGATGATTTTTGTCAGAATAAAAGGTTCTAACCACAGGCTTAAGTCATGCTAAATGACATGATTCAGTCATCAAAAGCCATCTATGAAGTTCATCAAATAAACCATTGGATGTCTCCAGCAAGCTTCGTAAGCCAGCATGTTACTGACTATCTTCATTTCTTTCGTGACAATAAATCCAGTGCACtagattgaagaagaagaagaagaagaagcaacatgcACCATGCTTGTAATAACATAAATTGTCATTTTCAGATCTTCATAGAGAGTGGTATCAAATCAACATTGAAAAGTAAGGATGGTTGAAAAGTAAGGATGAAGTTATCAGATTAAAAAAGATCATAGTATATTGTTTAACTTGTAACATGAATGATATAACCAGAAAGCCTACGGTGACTGCAAAATTGTCAACGTACACAATGAGTTATGTAATAACCAATCTTGTTCACTCTGGCACCCTGTTTCACATTCTGCTTGACAACACAGATTTTGAAAATTCAATCTTTCGAATGGATATTTATCTATGGACAAACAAAGTTTCATTGCTGAGACATTGAGAGTCAACCCCAAAAAGTAAACACTTCCATGGCAAAACAATCTTGAGAACAATGTTATCCTTGATTTTGAATTACTGATAAACAAAGGCAAATAGCATGGTAAGCTGAGAAATCATTACAAGCAAACTGATATCAATATATATGAGTAATTTGCCGATCCCTCAAGAATTAAGAAAAAACCATCTTCAATATAGTCAAACTAATATTTCCCAAAAAGAAAAAATCTAACTAATAGCATCCGGGTCGACTTCTCAAAAGCTAGTTCAGATTTTACCAGATTCAGAGGAAAGGGGGCAGATAAATAATATCATGTTAGTAGTtaacaagtgttgattatgtgcaaatcctcttcaatttatgaAGGTCAAAAATTTATCACTTAATAATTAGAAACACAGACAAATTACACATCAAAATTTACAACTTCGTAAATCCTTGTGTATAAAATACTAAAGCAAACGAGTGCACATTGAGACTTACATATATTTTCCACATCCTCTTTGCTCTTCCTGTGCTTCAATTACCACGTgtgatccttttttttttttccttatcatGAAGACGGAAACACATCTTTAACGGCGGAGGCAGCCGTCAAGTAGTTAagagtgtttctcaaagtctccttCTCTCTCTTCAACCTCGCCGCCGTATCCTCCAATTCCAACAACGCCTGCTGCTCCCTTGGCGCGCCCTCGAAAGTACTCCCTACGAAAAACGAAAACGGAGTCGGGAACAGATTCCTTCGCAAATCCTGAGCTTCCTTTTCGGGCTTCCCGTTCAACCGATTCGATAATCGAATCACGTCTTTCATATTGGTCTCCACTTCCGTAGCTAAAGTTTCGACGTCCTCATCCCCTGACGGCCGGTCCTCCAGCCAACTGACCTCGGCCACAAGATAAGGTTTTGTGCGGACGAGATTGGTAATACGGAAACGCTCCTGGCCCTTGCAGATGAGGAAGAAGCGGTCGTCGACGAGGCGCTCGTGTTTAACAATCTCGCCGACACATCCGACTTCAGCAGCGCCGGAGGTAGCGTCGGAGTAGATGACACCGAATCGCAGGTCAGTGTGGAGGAGAGTGTGCATCATAATGCGGTAACGGAACTCGAAGATCTGGAGAGGTAAGATAGCGCCAGGGAATAGGACGAGCGGGAGAGGAAAGAGCGGCAATTCAACAACATCATCTGGTTTAGGATGGTTGGTGTGATGCTTTTCGGAGGCGGAGCACCTGAGGGAGCTGGTGTGTCGCCTACGGCGGCGACTGTGGTAATGGAGAGTAGAAGAATTGGAGGAAGGGTTTAAAGGAGGAAGGTTAGTATTGGGTTTTAACGAGGGTTTGTGAGCAGATACGAGCTGAAGCAGAGCCATAGTAAGAAGAATATATTCCTTAATTGAGAGAGAGGGTTTGGTTCAGCTGGAGAGAGAAAATGCAAATGAATCCATTTTCATTCATGGTTGTAATGATTTCTCACCGGCGACTGCGACGGGTTTAGTGAAATTTTAAAATGTGGAAACtggaaatttatataaaaatcttaattttcttttaatttttcgtGTTTGGAAAACTGGTGGTTTCAAACAGAGGAAAGGATGATACAGATAATATGGAGAGAGAtgcatatagagagagagagagagagagagagagagagagagagagggtgcgGTTTGAAATTTTCCACGTGGGAGTTTAGGTTTTCTTGAGCTCACGTGGCACGTCTGCTGTCATTCGTCAAATGGAATTACAGGATAACTGAGAAAGATAACTGATCTCTTTATAAGAGAGGGAAAACTGTTTTAGAAATATTTTATAACCTTTCACTTATATAAATTGTTTCTCAAATTAAATAgttattttacttatttatttaattttaatttattaaaataaaattatttaatttaatttttatttcaaaaaaaatattataataagttttcaatttttttaattaatattaaattaatatttatcaaaataaatttatgaattattatttattagttattatttttatataaaaataaaatattaataaaatttcatatattaataaatattattttaaaatttattattatattattattttaagctTATCACACATTAAAttctaataaataatatatataattaataaatttaattgaaataaaataattttattgataataattattaattaattaatttaattataaaaataaaaaaaataataaaagagtgattttatttttctttttacttaaaaatttataattataggttagtaaattttgttttttaaataaaataaaaataaataattttattttaataaattaaaattgaataagtgaaataaaataatcataTAAATTAGAGGAAAAATTAATACAATTTACCTTACAATTCCAATCGGCAACGTGTAAGAATGACAAAGCCGAATCAGGCGATGTAATTTACCCCAGAATTACCATCCGCTACTTCAATGTTTGCcctcacattttcaaatttatcAGTTatcacaaaatatatatatataaatatatatatatatatatatatatatatatatatatatatatatatatatatatatatattttttgttttttgAAAGACTAGgcgatttaattattaattaatgatttttgttaaaaatattgaTGTGTAGtctgcaagtgcacgggtcacagtagtatagttttaaaaaatgatatcgatcccacaaggAATTgtgtttaaattgaaaataaaagtataagctaattagaatgacaaaatttaaagatgtaaaatgaaatttgaaattaaaattggtatttgaggaatttaaactaaatcaaataattaactaaattaattaaactagattaccaaaatttaaattgaaattgctatttatgaaattaagaggaattaaatctaaattcaataaaaattaaagtgattctagagattgggtttttcaatattgtttgcatgtggttttatccctaatttagccaaacacatgagaattgtaattttgaggaaaataaattcttaaatttttgaaacctttttcaagcatttcaaagttggttttcattaaatcaaaccctgttttcacggtatttcaaacctaacaaaaacccaattaaagctctaattgatttttggaaagttccccttaatcctcttagcttatctctaacaccaagaaaataaagtttattgcaagactatctatccctaatattcacttttcagtccatctattaaggattaaagcttaatttAATGAGGgctcattcatcaagcaaggcaacaagctcacaagcaataaatcaaaatataacaaacctcatttaaatggctaaatcagttcaaaaccacaatacaaagcaatatttacaaacccatctctagaatctcaaataactactcactaatcatagtttcaagacaaacccaaatgtataaatgaataaataatggaaatctaagttaaggaatagaaaaacccagaaaaatgcagaagaatctgctgcagaaaagtgcagaacgaGCTCCTGCTGCTGCTGGAAAAATGAATCCCGTGctccctccttctctctttctaatcttgccaaaaaTTGCCTCCCTTCCTCCCTATgcaaagaaaatgataaaggagGCTTTATATGGGctaagggtctgccctagaatgggtaaaaagggggaaggttctagagaaagtgaggtaaaaagtcaGAGTAACGAgaatgccacgtcagccatttccagtaaaaacgacataagctgagtcggttgtgtcgtgggttgtgtcgcgggttgtgtagctctcggcctaaatatctgacgatcgacacaacctgcgacataagctaattcggttgtgtcgctctcggccatttttttactcaacttcaaaatttttgcaattcgactttaatctcctccaaatggctactctgatcaaaatacatcaaatttctccaaatttaccctacaaaacaaataaattccaaaaattaaactaagaaatgtgatacaaagcaatatttacaaacccatctctagaatctcaaataactactcactaatcatagtttcaagacaaacccaaatgtataaatgaataaataatggaaatctaagttaaggaatagaaaaacccagaaaaatgcagaagaatctgctgcagaaaagtgcagaacgaGCTCCTGCTGCTGCTGGAAAAATGAATCCCGTGctccctccttctctctttctaatcttgccaaaaaTTGCCTCCCTTCCTCCCTATgcaaagaaaatgataaaggagGCTTTATATGGGctaagggtctgccctagaatgggtaaaaagggggaaggttccagagaaagtgaggtaaaaagtcaGAGTAACGAgaatgccacgtcagccatttccagtaaaaacgacataagctgagtcggttgtgtcgtgggttgtgtcgtgggttgtgtagctctcggcctaaatatctgacgatcgacacaacctgcgacataagctaattcggttgtgtcgctctcggccatttttttactcaacttcaaaatttttgcaattcgactttaatctcctccaaatggctactctgatcaaaatacatcaaatttctccaaatttaccctacaaaacaaataaattccaaaaattaaactaagaaatgtgaaaattgtaaaattgactaaatatatactaatatctataataatagctatgaacaagggtaaattgtgtgcaaaaattacacctaaataatgatataaaatgcatgcatcaaattcccccatactcaaactcttgcttgtcctcaagcaaaatttcattacaactcatttggaagggaatagaatcagtctttgaaaactcaaaaatcactaatccaaaccaccaacttacccctaaccaccaacattccaagttcccaccagcgaagcacaaagaatgaagcaatcactctcaacaattacaaaatagctaagaattaaccaatcaacccaagcaacaaataccaacgagctacaagagtcaattgtgctaaaacaaacctaaatgaaatagatagccaatgtatctgtgacaccccttactcgtgtacagtatacccgaataagtaatgccacacggtgtactggcacactctaatataccttacttaatttgtgtcatgcttttgaaattaatttatgaaatatgatttattttaaccatttatcaaaagtattatttcatttgaggttccgaaaatttttaagaaaatccggcggagtaccggctaaaaatggagaaaaccgttcttcggaacctgttaaaaacacttccaatatttttatttcatcatctcaaactccaatatcatcaataaaactcaatatcaatatctcggtaatttgtcaatttgtgtctcaacaaccttttcagcttttcaaaacatccctttctcagggttctcataaataaacaaccattaaatactcaaattaataccatacataaccataaatctttattatttacatgaacctcaaaatacattacataaatcctaaatacatatgagaaaataaaaagttaattacaagatgacaaaatggcatctagtgccctaccgatgcaatcgcagtagtgaggtgacacggacatcgagcgtaatcggatggcctcacccgatgcgtggtctactgggctcacgatcggggtctccagtactcacgcgtggcaaaacaacgcgctaagcaataatgcttagtggtgcaataatataatagaagaaaatagcaagaaaataaatgtgtatacaatgtgtatgctttctttgtttgatcttggtatattcattaattcattaactttgttcacttttattcatttggttgcccaagtaacctacactagacgatcggatggataacgggtaaccgcaccgggtacctagtacctcgggccgtcacaccatcggtcacatatgcatctccaggcaatgcaactaacaagtcagaatgatatcgtgcacaaggccaagtctcaatgcaaagtcgaatggctaaaagccatgaaatcacagaatggcatttttgccatgtgcgatcttgctaatcgaaccctattggcatgccaaactatccaaaccaatcttgttaggtatactagggcatttgaaactcttaacttccaatttgtgaatttcaacttttttgtgttactattcatcattggtcaacaaaaatgttgacttttagcataaaaatgtgtacatcaactttggcactcccaacataccacatttggtgtttaaaacttgttggcattaagtgtttttgcaatttcaaaatgtaacccacactagcagaaaatttcagttttggtgccctaacttcactgttccattggacactgttactgttggaatttgaagaaatgtaaaacatgaaagttgttccttattttgtctagttgaatttccttttttgaatcactccatttggagttttgtagctccagatatggctcaaaaacccaagctgcccggatatgcagtctacagaattttaccatatctacagtgcatgaacagtgacttgagtcacttggttgaatgggttttggccataatttggggtaggttccttcatgaaagttgtttgtctatgtcttaacttgttgctgtaaaaatttcagaccaattgaccaaatctacagtgacttatggccaaatgaacactgttcatttggcaaattctacagaattcagtttcagggttccggattgtggctgggttttgacccttttgctttggtcttttgggcatgctttcttcagcaaaaatgtgccattataagcctagtttcatgtccaaatggccaaacaccaattggactaccactgcccaagttatggcagtgcaaagggactgaaatttcagtccctatgctgctgtccatagggcagttttcaccttgagtttgccatccaatttttcagttctaattagggtcaacctacctaaaatggtcattaattgaccattaaaaagttccctaaccatttcctaagctaagtcacaatttcacctacacaaaccctaatgtccaaactcattactcatacactttgattaacatacttacttaagtctccatgcatattaatatcataaccatgatttccaaccattctaagcttatcaaacaatcaacctcaatctcccatagggctgcctaaattctttggtagagctacacatggatttgtttcattatttcacaatttttcattcattacaagcatagatcatggaactaatgagttttaaacttcatatatgcactaaccttgattagggcagatttttccccactcaaaacttcactttccttcactttctaggctaccaaacacttccctaagatgagtggacaacttttaatgaaaggggtttagggtttatggtgaaaagaagagagaaagtgagctttggttgaaaatcaatggaagtttggctatgggatttgagagctacgggtgagcatttgtgaaggtgagggctgctggaaattttagtgattttggtcttcattttgactcttttaagtggtttaagaaggcttgtcaaattttgattggttggggtatgttaatgacatcacattatgtcaaaattggcttttatttcatttttctttccttttcttttctaccacatttcaatttaatttttagtaatatttattcatattttgggtcataataattatttacttaatcgacaaggcgaaatgaccaaaatgccctccgcttggcttaacgggtcaaaattgtctgcactgattgaaaaatttttctaggtattttcttggcattctaatgccatggaaaccttaataacccttctctgagtcccaaaaattattttataattttcccagtctagggctcctcgttgcgaaccgcaacttcctcctgctaccctcgcttgggcacctcgtttgacttggttgtattttatttctaaaatttttactaaatttttcttattaatatttgagttaattttggttctgactttagtttaaatattttttcgacgtTCTAGCCGTCcgaccgacaccggccaccgaataagaggatgtactgagtggttaccggagggtgttacaactcttcccctctaatttaaatttcgtcctcgaaatttacctgatgcaaacagttgagggaactgttgcctcatcgtctcttcactttcccaagttgcctcctcggtgttgtggtgcctccaaagcactttcaccagtggaatctttttgttcctcaactctttcacttcccgagctaagaTCCGtaggggttcttcttcatatgttaaatccggttgtatttcaatttcttatctggagatgacatgtgaaggatctgagcggtatcttcgagcatggatacatggaacacattgtggatcttgtccactcggtggtaaagctagcctataggccactggacccacacgctcaatgacttcatatgggccaatgaacctagggctcaacttaccttttcttccaaacctcaatacctttttccacggtgacaccttgaggaacactttatcgccaaccacatattctatttcttttctcttggtcggcataagatttcatgcatgcgaggcaatctttaagttggctttgattgatttcaccttctcctcactgtttcactgtgtccagccctaccatttgtcttcacccaattcagtccaaagacacctgagttctacattttctcccatacgaggcttcatacggggccatttgaatactagcttggtagctattgttgtatgcaaattctcgcgatgggaggtatctatcccaacttcctcaaactcaatgacacaactcctcaagatatcctcaaggactcgacaagtatttcacgttattgttatcatttgttcaatatttgtatcaatttcatgggtttcaattgtttactggattactcttttcagattgcccatccgtcgaggatggaaagtcaggcttgaaatggagttgtgtacccaaggattcatgcaatttcttccaaaatctcgatgtaaaccttggtctCGATcgaatatgatggaaagtgggattccatgcgatctaactatctcaccgatatacaattccgctaacctctctagtgagtagtcggtctaatcgcgagaaagtgtgctgactttgtcaatctatccactattacccatgctgcatcatgtttcctctgtgtgagaggcagaccacttataaaatccatggtgacccgatcccatttccattcaggtatgcgtataggctgtagcaaacccaatggaacttgatgttctgccttgacttgctgacatgtcaagcatttagtcacatagtcaccgatatctctcttcataccaggccaccaatactggagtttcagatcatgatacatctttgtacttcctgggtgcatagcatatacactggtgtgtgcctcttttagaatactggtcttcaattccccatcatctggtacacacagtcttcctttgtaatacagacacccatctgctttcaccccatagtcaactGCTTTTCCCCCtgggatcttgctcataatagccattaatttttcatctgccttttgcctatCTCAAATCTGgcagtgtttggcctcacttgcaactcaccaagatagctccatcacgaaccaaagatagacgggcattcaatgatctcaaggctgtcatggatttcctgctcaaagcatcagcaactacatttgccttcccaggatggtaatcaattacacagtcatagtccttcaggaactcaatccatcgcctctgtctaaggttgagctccttctgggttggcaaatatttcaggctcttgtggtctgtgtaaatgtagcacttttcaccatacaagtaatgcctccatatcttcagtgcgaagataattgctgcaagctctagatcatgggtagggtagttacatTCGTGTGGCCTCAATCGCTcgaggcataggcgaccaccttcccctcttgcattaatacacaccctaac harbors:
- the LOC110632677 gene encoding uncharacterized protein LOC110632677; its protein translation is MALLQLVSAHKPSLKPNTNLPPLNPSSNSSTLHYHSRRRRRHTSSLRCSASEKHHTNHPKPDDVVELPLFPLPLVLFPGAILPLQIFEFRYRIMMHTLLHTDLRFGVIYSDATSGAAEVGCVGEIVKHERLVDDRFFLICKGQERFRITNLVRTKPYLVAEVSWLEDRPSGDEDVETLATEVETNMKDVIRLSNRLNGKPEKEAQDLRRNLFPTPFSFFVGSTFEGAPREQQALLELEDTAARLKREKETLRNTLNYLTAASAVKDVFPSS